A stretch of Castanea sativa cultivar Marrone di Chiusa Pesio chromosome 2, ASM4071231v1 DNA encodes these proteins:
- the LOC142626516 gene encoding uncharacterized protein LOC142626516 isoform X1, with protein MTERKGKRILICLSSSSDEDEEEEEEEVEDSDNEEEDDDVCSDEEDDDDDEDDDEVDSDGDDDDESLCNKVICRLKEGSGLDSLNLKECKAYLRKHDLRLAGTKAVCIQRINEHLRIKNGSGEAFYPRSTFVINCTGDVCKGDVVLFTQKVYEKFNKVTRHGRLLGNRIIAGRVVKESYGASKQQHTFTVEVLWSKGINRLPPLFPLLVKGRNLYKMRTFRRHWSNESERIKVLAEKHKRGTAARLVREMKKRKETLSSNGGSKHQKQFHHTRSSQSRKTTVPEKEKHFDRHGKFKKHHQHREAPLLRPANIKGNAISGAQKYSKRHQKFAHPTNNDRVPACQSYVGPPQNSYQFQSGNLLSSYDMPSTLTMMRQPFRNSGSVSFFPGSHNQRFEHSNYKFNAYSNPTYNFELRNFNHMPESLFVDRL; from the exons ATGACCGAGAGGAAGGGTAAACGCATTCTCATAtgcctttcttcttcttcggatgaagatgaagaagaagaagaagaagaagtagaagacagcgacaatgaagaagaagatgatgatgttTGTAGCGACgaagaggatgatgatgatgatgaagacgATGACGAAGTTGACAGTGATGGTGACGATGACGATGAGTCTCTCTGTAACAAAGTCATTTGCCGtctgaaag AAGGGAGTGGTTTAGACTCCTTAAATCTGAAAGAATGCAAAGCATATTTGCGGAAGCATGACCTCCGGCTAGCAGGGACCAAGGCGGTTTGTATACAAAGAATTAATGAGCACTTGAG GATAAAAAATGGAAGTGGTGAGGCTTTTTATCCCAGATCAACTTTTGTCATCAATTGTACAG GTGATGTCTGTAAGGGAGATGTTGTTCTGTTCACACAGAAAGTTTATGAGAA GTTCAATAAGGTGACAAGGCATGGTAGGCTTCTAGGGAACAGAATCATTGCAGGAAGGGTTGTTAAGGAAAGCTATGGTGCATCCAAACAACAACATACATTTACA GTTGAGGTTCTCTGGAGCAAGGGTATTAACAGATTGCCTCCACTTTTTCCTTTGCTTGTTAAGGGCCGTAACCTCTATAAGATGAGAACCTTCAGACGG CATTGGAGTAATGAATCAGAAAGAATAAAAGTGCTGGCTGAGAAGCACAAACGAGGTACAGCAGCAAGACTTGtgagagaaatgaagaaaaggaaggagacaTTGTCTTCTAATGGAG GTTCAAAACATCAGAAACAATTCCATCATACAAGATCATCTCAATCAAGAAAGACCACTGTGCCAGAAAAGGAGAAGCATTTTGATAGAcatggaaaatttaaaaaacatcaTCAACATCGAGAGGCCCCCCTACTGAGACCTGCCAATATCAAAGGAAATGCAATCTCAGGAGCCCAGAAATATTCTAAGAGGCACCAGAAATTTGCTCACCCTACTAATAATGATAGAGTTCCTGCTTGTCAATCATATGTTGGTCCTCCACAAAATTCTTACCAATTTCAAAGCGGCAATCTATTGTCTAGTTATGATATGCCATCCACTTTGACCATGATGAGGCAGCCTTTTAGGAACTCTGGTAGTGTGTCTTTTTTTCCTGGGTCGCACAATCAGCGGTTTGAGCATagcaattataaatttaatgcCTACTCAAATCCCACCTACAACTTTGAACTTAGAAATTTTAATCACATGCCAGAGTCCCTGTTTGTTGACAGGCTGTAG
- the LOC142626516 gene encoding uncharacterized protein LOC142626516 isoform X2 codes for MTERKGKRILICLSSSSDEDEEEEEEEVEDSDNEEEDDDVCSDEEDDDDDEDDDEVDSDGDDDDESLCNKVICRLKEGSGLDSLNLKECKAYLRKHDLRLAGTKAVCIQRINEHLRIKNGSGEAFYPRSTFVINCTGDVCKGDVVLFTQKVYEKFNKVTRHGRLLGNRIIAGRVVKESYGASKQQHTFTVEVLWSKGINRLPPLFPLLVKGRNLYKMRTFRRHWSNESERIKVLAEKHKRGTAARLVREMKKRKETLSSNGGSKHQKQFHHTRSSQSRKTTVPEKEKHFDRHGKFKKHHQHREAPLLRPANIKGNAISGAQKYSKRHQKFAHPTNNDRVPACQSYVGPPQNSYQFQSGNLLSSYDMPSTLTMMRQPFRNSGCSIRFHQVQRPMDRGSMDFELLYIWVTDEMLSGLSCPLI; via the exons ATGACCGAGAGGAAGGGTAAACGCATTCTCATAtgcctttcttcttcttcggatgaagatgaagaagaagaagaagaagaagtagaagacagcgacaatgaagaagaagatgatgatgttTGTAGCGACgaagaggatgatgatgatgatgaagacgATGACGAAGTTGACAGTGATGGTGACGATGACGATGAGTCTCTCTGTAACAAAGTCATTTGCCGtctgaaag AAGGGAGTGGTTTAGACTCCTTAAATCTGAAAGAATGCAAAGCATATTTGCGGAAGCATGACCTCCGGCTAGCAGGGACCAAGGCGGTTTGTATACAAAGAATTAATGAGCACTTGAG GATAAAAAATGGAAGTGGTGAGGCTTTTTATCCCAGATCAACTTTTGTCATCAATTGTACAG GTGATGTCTGTAAGGGAGATGTTGTTCTGTTCACACAGAAAGTTTATGAGAA GTTCAATAAGGTGACAAGGCATGGTAGGCTTCTAGGGAACAGAATCATTGCAGGAAGGGTTGTTAAGGAAAGCTATGGTGCATCCAAACAACAACATACATTTACA GTTGAGGTTCTCTGGAGCAAGGGTATTAACAGATTGCCTCCACTTTTTCCTTTGCTTGTTAAGGGCCGTAACCTCTATAAGATGAGAACCTTCAGACGG CATTGGAGTAATGAATCAGAAAGAATAAAAGTGCTGGCTGAGAAGCACAAACGAGGTACAGCAGCAAGACTTGtgagagaaatgaagaaaaggaaggagacaTTGTCTTCTAATGGAG GTTCAAAACATCAGAAACAATTCCATCATACAAGATCATCTCAATCAAGAAAGACCACTGTGCCAGAAAAGGAGAAGCATTTTGATAGAcatggaaaatttaaaaaacatcaTCAACATCGAGAGGCCCCCCTACTGAGACCTGCCAATATCAAAGGAAATGCAATCTCAGGAGCCCAGAAATATTCTAAGAGGCACCAGAAATTTGCTCACCCTACTAATAATGATAGAGTTCCTGCTTGTCAATCATATGTTGGTCCTCCACAAAATTCTTACCAATTTCAAAGCGGCAATCTATTGTCTAGTTATGATATGCCATCCACTTTGACCATGATGAGGCAGCCTTTTAGGAACTCTG GCTGTAGCATCCGTTTCCATCAGGTGCAGAGACCTATGGACAGAGGAAGTATGGATTTTGAGCTGCTCTACATTTGGGTGACAGATGAGATGCTGTCTGGCCTATCGTGTCCCCTGATTTGA